The segment GCCCCAGAGGCTCTTTCGAGATGATCTCGGGCAGGATGATGTGGTTTTCCGGGTCCGCGAAGGCGGCACGGGTGGCGGCAAGGCCGGACGCGTCGGTGGTGTAGGCGTCGCAGGCGCCGGCCAGATACTGCTGTTCGCCTTCCGCGTTGGTCTCGATCGCGATGGGCGTGTAGGTCATGTTGTTGGCCTTGAAGTAGTCGGCCAGGTTCAGCTCGGTCGTGGTGCCGGTCTGGATGCAGATGGTGGCGCCTTCAAGCTCTTTCGCCGAGGAAACGCCCAGATCCTTGCGGACCATGAAACCCTGACCGTCGTAGTAGTTGACGCCCACGAAATCCATCTTGAGGTCGGTATCGCGCGAGAAGGTCCAGGTGGTGTTGCGCACCAGGAAATCGACCTCGCCCGAGGCCAGCGCGGTGAAGCGGGTCTGGCTGGTGGTCGGCACATACTTGACCTTGGACGCATCGCCAAGAACGGCGGCCGCCACGGCCTTGCACATCGCCACATCGAAGCCCGACCAGTTGCCGCTGGCATCAGGGGCAGCGAAACCGACCAGGCCGGTGTTCACGCCGCAGATCAGTTCTCCGCGCGCCTTCACATCGTCCAGCGTACCGGCAGCCGCCATGCCTGCCGCGAGGCCGGTCACGGTCAGCGCGCCAAGGATTACGGATTTTTTCATGCGTACCTCTTCCTGTGTTCCCACCCGTTTACAGGCGGTTTTCTGGTGCCCCGTCAACAGGACAAGGGCGACAACTGACGGAGGTTGCCCTCTCAGTATCAGCCAGTTTCGGCCGAAGCGCTTTGAAAGGTCAAGCGAAAGGACGCAGGAGCGGAAATTTGTCGCAAATGCTTGGGTTTAGCCCATGTGCCGCGCAACAGGGCACTGAAGTGCCACAAGTTTCGGCAGGATTGTCATCCACACAATCCGTAGAATCGGCCCGCATGCAGCAGGCCGGCATGGCGGAACGCCTCGGATTCGCCTGCCTCGTCGTCATGTCCCCACAGCTCGGCCTGCCAGGTTTCATCGACGCGCGAGATGTCCCAGACCTCGGCGGCACTCGCCCGGCGCTCGGTCACCGCCAGCGCCAGCACCAGCGATCCGGTGATCGCCACCAGGTCGTGCAGCGCGGCCAGCTGGAACGGCGAGCAGGCGTGAACCCGCGCCGTCAGGCGGGCTATCGCCTCGGGCGGCTGGGCGACATGCACGACGCCCGCCGTCACCACCAGCCGCGCCCCGAGCGTGGTTTCGGCCCAGTCCAGCAGCGGATCCCAGGCCGCCGCCTGCCGCGCCACCAGCCCGGCAGGCGACACCGCCCGGTAGCAAAGCAGGTCGGACGCGCCATAGGCGGCCAGCAGCCCCGCCACTTCGTCGAATTGCGGGGCAACCTTGTCGAGCGCGGAATTGGCCGACCGGGTGCAGGGCATGGTTTCAGGCTTCACCACGCCCTGCTGCGCCTGCCATTCGTCGGCAATCGCCTGCGCCATCGCCTGCGTCGGCACGATCAGCGGCGTCCTGTTCGGCGTTTTCACCGGGCGCTGGTCAAGGCGCACGGCAAAGCCGCCCTCGACCGGGTCGGCCACAGCCTCGGACCAGAAGCGCTTTGCCACCCAGCCTGTCATGGCTGCGGCCCGAACGGGTCGGCGGGCACATCGTTCTCGTGCCAGTCGAAGGTCTTCCAGGTGCGCGCCATATGTTCGGGCAAGGGCGCGGTAAAGGTGACCAGCGCCTTGGTGATGGGATGCTCGATGGTCAGGCTGCGGGCGTGCAGATGCAGCTTGCGGCTGAGCTCGCCGCCCAGCCCCGCCCCCCAGCCGTCACCGAGGTTTTCCTGACCCGAGCCGCCATACTTGCCGTCGCCCAGGATCGGATGCCCGTGTTCCGAGATATGCGCCCGCAACTGGTGCGTCCGCCCGGTGATCGGCGACATGGCCAGCCACGACAGCCGCGTGCCCAGCGAGGACAGCACGGCATAGTCGGTGTGCGCCCGCTTGGCGTCCGGGTAGTCGGCCATCTTGGCGGGGTGGATGCACAGCATCTTTTCGCCCTCGCCGCCGCGCCCGTGGCCGGGGGCCTTCATCAGGCCGTACTTGATCGAGCCCATCCGGGGATGCGGCACGCCCGCCACCACCGCCCAATAGATCTTGCGGGTGTTGCGGTGCCGGAACGACTCGGACAGGGCGCGGGCCACACGATCGGTCCGGGCGAGGATCAGCACGCCAGACGTGTCCTTGTCGAGCCGGTGCACCAGCTTCGGGCGTTCCTTGAAGCCGAACTTCAGCACCTCGGTCAGCCCATCGACATGCCGGTCACCCTGCCCCGAGCCACCCTGGCTCGGCAACCCCGGCGGCTTGTTCAGCACGATCAGGTGTTCGTCGCGAAACAGCACCGCATCCTGGATCATCCGTTCGTCAGCAGCACTGACCCGCCCGGCCATCGGGCGCGAGGGCGCCTCGGTGTCGGGCAGCGGCGGCACGCGGATTTCCATCCCCGGTGCAACGCGGTCCGACGCCTTGGCGCGGGCGCCGTCCACACGCACCTGCCCGGTGCGGCAGAGCTTTTCCACCGCCCCCTGCGTCAGCTGCGGAAAGCGCCGCTTGAACCAGCGGTCCAGCCGCTGTTCGCCGTCATCCGCCGAAACGGTCATCAGTTTCACCGCACTCATGCGAATATCCCCCGCGTCGTCAGAACCCCGGCCACAATGGCCGCCAGCGACAGCACCACAGACCCCACGACATACCCCGCCGCCAGCCCCGGCTGGCCGCGTTCCCACAGCGTCAGCGCATCGAGCGAAAACGCCGAGAACGTGGTGAAGCCGCCAAGAATGCCGGTGATCAGGAACGGGGCGAAGCGCATCCCGCCCTTGTGCGCCAGCGCCACGACCAGCACCCCCATCAGGAACGAGCCCGCCACGTTGACCAGCACCGTCGCCAGCGGAAAGCCCGGCCCGAAAGACCGCATCACCGCGACATTGGCCAGATAGCGCAGCGAGGCGCCGATGGCACCGCCAAGCGCAACATGGGTAAGGGTCCAGATCATCGCGCCTTGTGTGCCCGGCGGGGCGTTTTGTCAACCTTTGCAGGGATCACGATTCTTCTACGAAGAATCCGGCCGGCTCAGCCGCCCTGTCGTTTGGCGCGCAGCCTGGCGAAAAACTCGATGCGCTTTTTCAGCTCGCGCTCGAAGCCGCGTTCCTGCGGGGCGTACCAGACCGGGCGCTTCATGGTTTCGGGGAAATAGTCCTGCCCGGAGAAACCGTCCTCGGCGTCATGGTCGTAGGCATAGCCCGCGCCATAGCCGATGTCCTTCATCAGCCGGGTGGGGGCGTTGAGGATGTGCTTGGGCGGCGGTTCCGACCCGGTGGCCTTCGCCGCCGCGCGTGCCGCCTTGTAGGCGGTATAGACCGCGTTCGATTTGGGGGCGAGGGCGAGGTAGACCACCGCCTGCGCCAGTGCCAGCTCCCCCTCGGGGCTGCCCAGACGCTCATAGGTCTGCCATGCCTGCAGGCACACTTCCTGCGCCTGGGGGTCGGCCAGCCCGATATCCTCGACCGCCATGCGGGTGATGCGGCGGGCAAGGAAGCGCGGGTCTTCGCCGCCCTCCAGCATCCGGGCAAACCAGTAGAGCGCCGCGTCGGGGTCGGACCCGCGCACCGACTTGTGCAGGGCCGAGATCAGGTTGTAGTGCTCCTCGCCCGACTTGTCGTATTTCGCGGCCCGCCGCATCAGCCGGGTCGCAAGCTGGTCGCGGTCCAGCGGCTTGTCGGTCTTCCAGGCCATGATCTGCTCGATCAGGTTCAGGGCCGCGCGCCCGTCGCCATCGGCCATTTCCAGCAGCGCCTCGCGCGCCGGGCCGGTCAGCGGCAAGGCGCGGCCGAGATCCTGCTCGGCCCGCTGCGCCAGAAGTTCAAGGTCGGTCAGCGTCAGCCGTTCCAGCACGATCACCTGCGACCGGCTGAGCAGCGCCGCGTTCAGTTCGAACGACGGGTTTTCGGTGGTCGCCCCGACCAGCAGGATCGTGCCATCCTCCATGTAGGGCAGAAAACCGTCCTGCTGCGCCTTGTTGAAGCGGTGGATCTCGTCGACGAACAGGAGGGTGCCCTGCCCGTTGCTGCGCCGGATCTTCGCCGCCTCGAACACCTTGCGCAGGTCGGGCACGCCGGTGAAAATGGCCGAGATCTGCACGAAGGCCAGGTCGGTTTCGGCGGCCAGCAGGCGCGCGATGGTGGTCTTGCCCACCCCCGGCGGCCCCCAGAGGATCAGCGACGACAGGCTGCGCGCCATCAGCATCGCGCCCAGCGGCCCTTCGGCCGACAGCACCTTCCCCTGCCCGATCACCTCGGCCAGCGTGCGCGGCCGCAGCCGGTCGGCCAAGGGGCGCGGCACGTCGGGCTCGGGGCGGTGCGGGGTGTCGAACAGGTCGGTCATCGGGGCAGACTACGCCTGTGCCCTGCCGGGGGAAAGGTGGCGCGCGGGCTTTCATCTTTGTGCAAATATCCCCGCCGAAGGCTCTGGCGGAAAGGCCTGGAGCCTCCGGCGGGGATATTTGAAAACAGAAGAAAGCGAACGGGTCAGAAGCGGAAGCGCAGGCGCAGCCGGGCGCCGCTGCGCAGCACGTCGATCGTCCAGCCGCGCTGGCGCGAGGCGGCGGCGGCGGCCACATTGGCGGTGGTGGCCACCGGCGCGCCATCCAGGGCGAGCAGGATGTCGCCGGGCAAAAGGCCGGTGCGGGCGGCCATCTCGGCGACGGCGGTGACCACGACGCCTTCGGCCGTCATCGGCAGGTTCAGCTCGGCCGCGACGGCGGGGTTGATGCGGGCGACCGACAGGCCACGCAGCACGACATCGCCAGTAATGGTCAGCGCGTCGCGCGCGGGGATTTCGGGCGCGGAGATCAGGGCGACCTCGGCGGTCGCGTCGCGGATGCCGCGCCGGTAGGTCAGCTGCGCGGTCTTGCCGACCCCGATGGTTGACATGCGGAACAGCATTTCCTGCGGCGTGTCGGTGCGGCCCTGATCGAGCGACAGCACCACGTCACCGGGTTGCAGCCCGGCCTTGCGGAACGGGCTTTCCGGATGCAGTTCGGTCAGCACCACGCCTTCGGGGCGATCAAGCCCCATTGCCTCGGCCAGAGCCGCATCGACCGGCTGGCCGGAGGCTCCGGCCCAGGGGCGCTGGAAGCGGGTCTGGCCGACTGCCGCCTGTTCCAGGAAGGTCCGCACCAGATTGGCGGGAATGGCGAAGCCGATGCCGAGCGAGCCGCCGGATTTGGAAAGGATGGCGGTGTTGATCCCCACCAGCCGCCCCGCCACATCGACCAGTGCGCCGCCTGAATTGCCGGGGTTGATGGCGGCGTCGGTCTGGATGAAGTAGCCGCGCCCGCCGCCGATCGGCAGGGCCGAGCGCGCCAGGCCCGACACGATGCCCGACGACACCGTCTGCCCGATGCCGAACGGGTTGCCGATCGCCAGCACCAGCTCGCCCACTTCGAGCCCGTCGCTGTCGCGCAGCGCCAGGGCGGGCAGGCCGGCGGCGCCGTCGAGTTGCAGCACCGCGAGGTCGCTTTCCTCGTCGGCCAGCAGCACCTGTGCGGTGAATTCGCGGCGGTCGTTCAGCACCACACGGATATCGGTCGCCTCGCCCACCACATGGTAGTTCGACACCACGACGCCATCGGCCGACACGATCACGCCCGACCCCAGCGAGTTCTGGACGCGGGGGGTGGTCTGGCCGAAGTCGCCAAAGAACTGGTCGAAGAACGGGTCGGCGGCAAACCGGCTGCGGCGTTCCTGCACCACCCGGCTGGCATAGATGTTCACCACCGCCGGGGCGGCGGCCCGCACCACCGGCGCGAAGCCGAATGCGATTTCGGCCTGCGATCCGGGCACGCGCGCTTCGGCGCGAACCGCCCCGGCCAGAGGTTGCGCCAGACAGAGGGCGGCAAGGAACAGGGTCGCGATGGCGCGGGTCATCACCGTTTTCCATGGCTGGATCCGCCCCCGATATGCCGTATCGGGGGCGGGACTGCAACCGGTAGCCTAGTGCAGCTTGCCGACCAGGTTGATCGAGACGCACTGGTTGTCGATGCCGTCGAAGTCCATCACGCGGCCTGCCGCCTCGACCTCCAGACCGCAGCGCGGGGCCCAGCGCGGCCAGTTGGCCGGAATGAGCCCGAGCACCTTGGACGCGCCCAGTTCGCGGGCCGACTTGGTCATTTCGGTGATCAGATGGGCGTGCACGCGGCGGCGGATGTTCATCGGCGTGGTGTGCGACACGAACACCCGGCTCGATTCCCATATGTTCTGGTCGACAGGTGCATCAAGATACAGCAGGTCGGACGGAATGGTGTCGAGCAGGCCGCGCTGCGCGTCACGGATCATGTAGGAATAGATGCCGCAGCGCGCGGTGGTCGGCGTCAGGCGGATGCCCGCAAGAATCTCGCCGAACTGGTGCACCGCGATCCAGCGGCTGGCGGGGGTGTCGTACTGGTCGTATTCCATGCCCAGGGCTTCCGGCAGATCCCATTGGTTCTGGATGATGAACGATTGTTTGCGCGCCCGGAACAGGTTCGCAAGCAGTTCGCCGTGGTTGTGCATGTTCGCAAAGGAAAGGGTCGTGGTCTGCATGTTCGTAGTCTCCGCTTGGTTGGTAAACCCCAAGCCCGGGCTACGGAGGAGACAGGACTACATCAGCCGGTAATCCTTGGCGCGCTGGATCGCCTCGGCGGTTGTCCTTGCCAGCAGCCTTTGCCGCGCCGAGTTCAGGCGCGCTTTCAGCGCGCTTTCGGAAATGCCTAACTTGGCAGCGGCGGCCGCATGACGGTCTCCTGCCGCGATCAGCCGCAGGGCTTCAATCTGCGCGTCGGTCAGACTTTCCGGCGGCTCGGTTATGTCGTGCAACCGGGTGACGATTCCTTCGATCTTCTTCAGCTCCTGGTCGCTGAATTCGCGGTCCGAGCGCGCCGTTCCAGATATGGTGCGCGACGATACCGGGCCGCAGGCAACGGCAACGCCATAGACAAGACCATAGCTTGCAGCCTGCTTCAGGATCCCGAACGTGTCGGGAAAGGCGATTTCGCTCCAGCGGGTGACGCCGACCGTCGAAAAGCCCCAGGCGATCAAAGGGTCGCGCATGGCATAACCCTGTTCGGTATAATGATCCGTCCAGTCCTGTATATAGGTCTGGAACGTCATCAAGGGAGAGGTGAAGCGAATATGCAGACCAAGAAAATATCCCGCCGGTGCCAGCAGGGACAACTGATGCAGTTCCAGATCGATGCCGTACTTAATAGACATGTCTTTTTCGACAGGCTCCTGATTCTCCGTCAACCTTAAATTGCATGTTACCGACAAGCTATAGCTGAGTGGTAAACGCGGGATCTCAAATGGAATCAAGGCGGTGCCGGGCAAACCGGCAGGAGGGCACCTATCCGGGCCGCATTGCAGGCTTTCTTGCCGGGCCGCCCGATTTGGCGGCCAAAAAGGCCAAGCGAAAGACCGCCGACTTGACGCTAGGTCATGCGCGTCGCGCCGGTGGAGGGCATCAACGCGACCGATCGGCGGCAAAGCGCCGCCACCCGGAAAAATATCAGGGCCGACGGCAAACCGTCGGCCCTGAATTTGCAGCGCCCCCCCGCATGTCGCGGCAGGAAAGACGGGCCAATGCCCGGCAGGATTATGCCTCGATCATGTCCTCGGCCATGGTGCGGGCCTTGTCGGCGGCGCCCTTGGCTTTCGGATCGCGGTCGACAAACTCGATGATCGCCATCGGTGCCATGTCGCCATAGCGGAAACCGGCCTTCAGAACCCGGACGTAGCCGCCCTGGCGGGTCTGGTAGCGCGGGCCGAGAATGGCGAACAGCCGTTCGACATACTGATCCTGCTTGAGCTGCGCCGCTGCCTGGCGGCGGGCGTGCAGATCGCCGCGCTTGGCCAGCGTGATCAGCTTTTCGATGATCGGACGCAGTTCCTTGGCTTTCGGCAGGGTGGTCTTGATCTGCTCGTGTTCGATGAGCGAGCCTGCCATGTTGGCGAACATCGCCTTGCGGTGTTCGTGGGTGCGGTTCAGACGGCGATAGCCGCGAGCGTGACGCATGATGGTCTCCTGACGTCTTGTTTTGCTTTGTCCGGCACGCCCTCGAATGGGCGGCTCACCTTGGGGCGTTGTGCCCGTGTTTTCCCCGGCCTTCCGGGCATTTCGGACAAGGTGCGCGGGTCACGCGCACCCTGCAGGATCAGAACTGGTCTTCGAAGCGCTTGGCCAGAT is part of the Paracoccaceae bacterium Fryx2 genome and harbors:
- a CDS encoding RluA family pseudouridine synthase, giving the protein MSAVKLMTVSADDGEQRLDRWFKRRFPQLTQGAVEKLCRTGQVRVDGARAKASDRVAPGMEIRVPPLPDTEAPSRPMAGRVSAADERMIQDAVLFRDEHLIVLNKPPGLPSQGGSGQGDRHVDGLTEVLKFGFKERPKLVHRLDKDTSGVLILARTDRVARALSESFRHRNTRKIYWAVVAGVPHPRMGSIKYGLMKAPGHGRGGEGEKMLCIHPAKMADYPDAKRAHTDYAVLSSLGTRLSWLAMSPITGRTHQLRAHISEHGHPILGDGKYGGSGQENLGDGWGAGLGGELSRKLHLHARSLTIEHPITKALVTFTAPLPEHMARTWKTFDWHENDVPADPFGPQP
- a CDS encoding acyl-homoserine-lactone synthase produces the protein MQTTTLSFANMHNHGELLANLFRARKQSFIIQNQWDLPEALGMEYDQYDTPASRWIAVHQFGEILAGIRLTPTTARCGIYSYMIRDAQRGLLDTIPSDLLYLDAPVDQNIWESSRVFVSHTTPMNIRRRVHAHLITEMTKSARELGASKVLGLIPANWPRWAPRCGLEVEAAGRVMDFDGIDNQCVSINLVGKLH
- the crcB gene encoding fluoride efflux transporter CrcB, whose amino-acid sequence is MIWTLTHVALGGAIGASLRYLANVAVMRSFGPGFPLATVLVNVAGSFLMGVLVVALAHKGGMRFAPFLITGILGGFTTFSAFSLDALTLWERGQPGLAAGYVVGSVVLSLAAIVAGVLTTRGIFA
- a CDS encoding amino acid ABC transporter substrate-binding protein codes for the protein MKKSVILGALTVTGLAAGMAAAGTLDDVKARGELICGVNTGLVGFAAPDASGNWSGFDVAMCKAVAAAVLGDASKVKYVPTTSQTRFTALASGEVDFLVRNTTWTFSRDTDLKMDFVGVNYYDGQGFMVRKDLGVSSAKELEGATICIQTGTTTELNLADYFKANNMTYTPIAIETNAEGEQQYLAGACDAYTTDASGLAATRAAFADPENHIILPEIISKEPLGPSVRHGDNQWGDIVMWTFNALVAAEEYGVTSANIADLASTTSNPEVKRLLGAEGDLGAMLGLDAEWAKRAIAAGGNYGEIFAATIGEATPIGLARGLNAQWTQGGLQYSPPFR
- a CDS encoding autoinducer binding domain-containing protein, whose translation is MSIKYGIDLELHQLSLLAPAGYFLGLHIRFTSPLMTFQTYIQDWTDHYTEQGYAMRDPLIAWGFSTVGVTRWSEIAFPDTFGILKQAASYGLVYGVAVACGPVSSRTISGTARSDREFSDQELKKIEGIVTRLHDITEPPESLTDAQIEALRLIAAGDRHAAAAAKLGISESALKARLNSARQRLLARTTAEAIQRAKDYRLM
- a CDS encoding ATP12 family protein: MTGWVAKRFWSEAVADPVEGGFAVRLDQRPVKTPNRTPLIVPTQAMAQAIADEWQAQQGVVKPETMPCTRSANSALDKVAPQFDEVAGLLAAYGASDLLCYRAVSPAGLVARQAAAWDPLLDWAETTLGARLVVTAGVVHVAQPPEAIARLTARVHACSPFQLAALHDLVAITGSLVLALAVTERRASAAEVWDISRVDETWQAELWGHDDEAGESEAFRHAGLLHAGRFYGLCG
- a CDS encoding replication-associated recombination protein A, producing MTDLFDTPHRPEPDVPRPLADRLRPRTLAEVIGQGKVLSAEGPLGAMLMARSLSSLILWGPPGVGKTTIARLLAAETDLAFVQISAIFTGVPDLRKVFEAAKIRRSNGQGTLLFVDEIHRFNKAQQDGFLPYMEDGTILLVGATTENPSFELNAALLSRSQVIVLERLTLTDLELLAQRAEQDLGRALPLTGPAREALLEMADGDGRAALNLIEQIMAWKTDKPLDRDQLATRLMRRAAKYDKSGEEHYNLISALHKSVRGSDPDAALYWFARMLEGGEDPRFLARRITRMAVEDIGLADPQAQEVCLQAWQTYERLGSPEGELALAQAVVYLALAPKSNAVYTAYKAARAAAKATGSEPPPKHILNAPTRLMKDIGYGAGYAYDHDAEDGFSGQDYFPETMKRPVWYAPQERGFERELKKRIEFFARLRAKRQGG
- the rplQ gene encoding 50S ribosomal protein L17; this translates as MRHARGYRRLNRTHEHRKAMFANMAGSLIEHEQIKTTLPKAKELRPIIEKLITLAKRGDLHARRQAAAQLKQDQYVERLFAILGPRYQTRQGGYVRVLKAGFRYGDMAPMAIIEFVDRDPKAKGAADKARTMAEDMIEA
- a CDS encoding trypsin-like peptidase domain-containing protein, which encodes MTRAIATLFLAALCLAQPLAGAVRAEARVPGSQAEIAFGFAPVVRAAAPAVVNIYASRVVQERRSRFAADPFFDQFFGDFGQTTPRVQNSLGSGVIVSADGVVVSNYHVVGEATDIRVVLNDRREFTAQVLLADEESDLAVLQLDGAAGLPALALRDSDGLEVGELVLAIGNPFGIGQTVSSGIVSGLARSALPIGGGRGYFIQTDAAINPGNSGGALVDVAGRLVGINTAILSKSGGSLGIGFAIPANLVRTFLEQAAVGQTRFQRPWAGASGQPVDAALAEAMGLDRPEGVVLTELHPESPFRKAGLQPGDVVLSLDQGRTDTPQEMLFRMSTIGVGKTAQLTYRRGIRDATAEVALISAPEIPARDALTITGDVVLRGLSVARINPAVAAELNLPMTAEGVVVTAVAEMAARTGLLPGDILLALDGAPVATTANVAAAAASRQRGWTIDVLRSGARLRLRFRF